From Astyanax mexicanus isolate ESR-SI-001 chromosome 13, AstMex3_surface, whole genome shotgun sequence, the proteins below share one genomic window:
- the cltrn gene encoding collectrin: MRCVWMVCVLCLAPAVAAILCKPDVTDGYKVRLSIKTALGDDAYEWSKSELFLFRAVLAFAVQRKTNNVNYDVSNILVCDETERVSFWFVVTTPDNTSELLPKLVVENAIRENRHRINSAFLLTDQTLDFVGINPTLAAPIEYDTPPWLIVFGVVMGVVCAGIVALLVSTFLQKKRAKKPSADPVDDEDGSGSIAGNGILCESIGDKDGTYNQGFTDDDRFTKL, from the exons ATGAGGtgtgtgtggatggtgtgtgtgcTCTGCTTGGCACCAGCAGTGGCGGCCATTCTGTGTAAACCAG atgtGACAGATGGATATAAAGTGAGGCTCAGTATAAAGACGGCTCTGGGAGATGATGCT TATGAATGGAGCAAGAGTGAGTTGTTTCTTTTCAGGGCAGTGCTcgcttttgctgttcagagaaaAACCAACAATGTGAACTATGA TGTCTCTAATATATTGGTGTGTGATGAGACGGAGAGGGTGTCGTTTTGGTTTGTTGTAACAACTCCAGACAACACCTCAGAGCTGCTGCCTAAGCTAGTAGTGGAGAACGCTATCAG aGAGAACAGGCACCGGATTAACAGCGCCTTCCTGCTGACGGATCAGACGCTGGACTTTGTGGGAATTAACCCGACTCTGGCGGCCCCCATCGAGTACGACACTCCACCCTGGCTCATCGTCTTCGGGGTGGTGATGGGAGTGGTGTGTGCCGGCATCGTCGCCCTGCTGGTTTCCACGTTCTTACAGAAGAAACG AGCTAAGAAACCAAGTGCTGATCCTGTGGATGATGAGGACGGAAGCGGAAGCATCGCAGGAAACGGAATACTGTGTGAAAGCATCGGGGACAAAGACGGAACTTACAACCAGGGATTCACCGATGATGATCGATTCACAAAGCTGTAG